One Thioclava sp. ES.031 genomic window, TATGGCCGGTCCAGCCCCAGACCTTCTCGCCGAAGATCGGGTAGAAAGCCGAACGGATCGTCAGCGGCAGACCCTTGTTATAGGAGAACAGCGCCAGCGCGAGCGCCACGACCGCATAGATCGCCCAGGGGTGCAGACCCCAGTGATAGATCGTCGCGGCGAGGCCCATTTCCTTGGCCCGTGCGACATTCTCCGGGATCAGGTTGCCATCCGCATCGAAGGGCGAAGGCGTGCCCAGAGGCTGCGAGACCGCCATGTGATAGACCGGCTCGAGCACGCCGAAGAACATCAGGCCGATGCCCATACCGGCTGCGAAGAGCATCGCGAACCACCCCATATAGGTGAAGTCCGGCTCCGCATCCGTGCCGCCCAGACGCACTGCGCCATAAGGCGAGACGATCAGCGCGAGGCAGAAGATGACGAAGATGTTCGCGGCGCTCATGAAGAACCAGTCGAAGGTCGAGGTCAGCCACGGGCGCATCGCGCCGAACAGCGAACTCGCCTGCTCCGGCAGAGCCAGCGCGTAGAAGACGAAGGCCACGATGGACAACGCCGAGATCATGAAAACAGGGTTGTGAATGTCGAAACCGAAGGGCCCTACATGCCCTTCGACGTTGTCTTGACCGATCTCATAGTCGGTCTCGATCAGTTGTGTGTCCCCTTCGGGGGCAGGGATGCCCTGAACTTCTTCAGGTTCGGCCATATGCCGTCCTCCTGTCCTTATTGGTTATATTGGTCCGCGTTATCCACGTACGAGAAACACCGACGCATCGCTGTGCGCGGCGAGGTGGCCGCCATGCGACGCAAAGAGATAGTTGGCCGCGTTGGGCACATGCGTGGCCATCACCACCAGATCGGCCCCGAGCTCGTCGGCCGTCTTCAGCAGCGTCTTGTCGAGATCAACGGCCGGGTCGGGCACGATGACCGCCTTCGACGACCCCTTATGCCCAAACTCGTTGGCATGGCCTTGCGCGAAAGCGTCCAGTTTCGCGGCATATTCCTTGGCATTGTGGCCGAATTCGCTCGGCTCTTGGCTTGTGACACCGATAAACACGACTTCTGCATCGTGTTTCGCAGCGATCTCCGAAGCGACTTTCAACGTCTTGTCCATCTTCTCGACGTGACGCAGGTCGATCGGAACCATAATCTTTTCAAACATATCGATCCGTCCCTCAGTCTTGAAGCGCGGCACCCTATTTCAGGATGCAACGATATCCAACCAACCCAGTGTGTCACATTCGGTTCCGGATTTCGTGAAGAAAAATTAAAGAAATGACATGTCCGCCTCGGGGCCTGCGGCGCGCGGTCACATCCGCGCCGGATTCCGTCCTGCGCGGCCGTATCACCTCCAGATGGCTCAGGAAGGAGAGACCGATGCGTTCTCGCAGCTCACTTGGAACAAGACTTGGCGCGATGGTCGCCGTGATCGCGGTCGTGGCAGGCACGGCCTTGCCCGCACACGCGGCGCTCACCTCGGCGGAACATGGGGCGGTGCTCGCGGCGCTGGATGACGAGTATCACGCGCAGGCCACCTATCAGGCGATCATGGAGAGGTTTGGCGCCGTGCGCCCCTTCTCGAATATCGAGCGTGCCGAGGTGTCGCATGCCGCGGCGCTGATCGCTGTGCTGCGCCAGAACGGGCTATCCGTGCCCGCCAACCCCTATCTGAGCGGGGCCAAGCCCCTGGCCCAGGTGCCGGACACGCTGGCCGATGCCTGCGCGCTTGGCGTACAGGCGGAGTTGGCGAATTCGGGGCTCTATGACGGGCGACTCCTGCCGGCGGTCGCCGGGAATGGCCAGCTTACCCAGATCCTGACGCGGCTGCGCGATGCCTCTCAGAACAAGCACCTGCCCGCCTTCCAGCGCTGCGGCGGCAGAGCTGGCCAGATGCAGGGGCGCGGCATGGGCGGCCAAGGGCGCGGCTATGGCGGCGGTAGAGGCCCCGCCTGGAACTGAAGCCCCAGCCCACCGAGAGCCGCGTGCCACGAATGCAAAACGCCCCGGCCTTTCGGTCGGGGCGTTTCGGTATTCAGACGAACCGGTCGGCTCAGCCGCGCTCTTCGACGATTTCGACGAGGTGCGGGATTTTCGCGACCATACCGCGCACGGCCGGGGTATCTTCCAGCTCACGGGTACGGTTCATCTTGTCCAGACCCAGACCTTTCAGCGTGGCACGCTGGATGGCGGGGCGACGGATCGGCGAACCGATCTGCTTGACGACGATGGTAGCCATTGATCGCTCTCCTTACGCTTCCGTGGCTTCGGCAGGTGCCTCAGCCTCGGGCTTCTTGAGGATGTCGGCCACTTTCTTGCCGCGGCGCGCAGCCACCTGACGGGGGCTTGCTTCGCGGGTCAGACCGTTCAGCGTGGCACGGATCATGTTGTAGGGGTTCTGGGTGCCGGTCGATTTCGACACGACGTCCTTCACGCCCAGCATCTCGAACACGGCACGCATCGGACCACCGGCGATGATCCCGGTACCTTCCGGTGCGGTGCGCATCACGACCTTACCAGCGCCGTGACGGCCCTCGATGTCGTGGTGCAGCGTGCGGCCATCGCGCAGCGGGACGCGGATCAGGTTGCGCTTCGCTTGCTCGGTGGCTTTGCGGATCGCTTCCGGAACCTCTTTGGCCTTGCCTTTGCCGAAGCCGACACGGCCACGCTGGTCGCCGACGACCACGAGGGCTGCGAAGCCAAAGCGCTTACCACCCTTCACGGTTTTCGACACGCGGTTGATCGCGACGAGGCGATCGGCGAATTCCGGGTTTTCGTCGCGGGCGTCGCGGCGGCCCCGGCGGTTGTCACGTTCTGCCATGAGGCATTCCTTCTCGTGATGGCGTGGTTTCACGCCGTTTGTCTCAATCCAGGTGCCCCGCCCCGAAGGGCGCGGCCCGGATCATCGGGGGGACGCGAACGTCCCCCACCAGTCTTAGAACTTCAGACCGCCTTCGCGGGCTGCGTCGGCGAGCGCCTTGATCTTCCCGTGGAACAGGAAGCCACCGCGGTCGAAGTAGCAGGTTTCGACACCGGCCTTCTTCGCACGCTCGGCGATCGCGGCGCCAACTTTGGCTGCCGCTTCGACGTTGTTCTTGCCGACCACACCGAGATCTTTCTCGAGCGTGGAAGCGGCGGCCAGAGTGCGACCGTTGACGTCGTCGATCAGCTGAACGCTGATGTTCTTCGACGAACGATGCACCGAAAGACGGGCGCGACCAGCGGCCATCTTGCGAAGCTTGTTCCGGACGCGCAGGCGGCGCTTGAGGAACAGATCCCGTTTGCTGTTTGCCATTTTCGCGTTCCTTACTTCTTCTTACCTTCTTTGCGGAAGATATACTCACCCTTGTAGCGGATGCCCTTGCCCTTATAGGGCTCGGGAGCACGCCATTCGCGGATATTTGCCGCGACCTGGCCCACCTGCTGCTGGTCAGAACCTTCCACAACGATCTCGGTCTGCTTCGGAGCGGTGACAGTCACGCCCTCCGGAACCTCGAAGTTGACTTCGTGCGAATAACCGAGCGACAGCTTCAGGACGTTGCCCTGCATCTGCGCACGATAACCAACACCCTGAATCTCCAGCTCCTTCTTGAAGCCTTCGGTCACGCCCTGCACGAGGTTCGCGACCTGCGAGCGGGTCATGCCCCACTGCTGGCGCGCGCGCTTCGAGAGG contains:
- a CDS encoding universal stress protein; the protein is MFEKIMVPIDLRHVEKMDKTLKVASEIAAKHDAEVVFIGVTSQEPSEFGHNAKEYAAKLDAFAQGHANEFGHKGSSKAVIVPDPAVDLDKTLLKTADELGADLVVMATHVPNAANYLFASHGGHLAAHSDASVFLVRG
- the rpmD gene encoding 50S ribosomal protein L30, which codes for MATIVVKQIGSPIRRPAIQRATLKGLGLDKMNRTRELEDTPAVRGMVAKIPHLVEIVEERG
- the rpsE gene encoding 30S ribosomal protein S5; this encodes MAERDNRRGRRDARDENPEFADRLVAINRVSKTVKGGKRFGFAALVVVGDQRGRVGFGKGKAKEVPEAIRKATEQAKRNLIRVPLRDGRTLHHDIEGRHGAGKVVMRTAPEGTGIIAGGPMRAVFEMLGVKDVVSKSTGTQNPYNMIRATLNGLTREASPRQVAARRGKKVADILKKPEAEAPAEATEA
- the rplR gene encoding 50S ribosomal protein L18, with protein sequence MANSKRDLFLKRRLRVRNKLRKMAAGRARLSVHRSSKNISVQLIDDVNGRTLAAASTLEKDLGVVGKNNVEAAAKVGAAIAERAKKAGVETCYFDRGGFLFHGKIKALADAAREGGLKF
- the rplF gene encoding 50S ribosomal protein L6, encoding MSRIGKKPVELPSGVTAQLSGQTIEVKGPKGTRSFTATDDVSLKLEDNLVTITPRGLSKRARQQWGMTRSQVANLVQGVTEGFKKELEIQGVGYRAQMQGNVLKLSLGYSHEVNFEVPEGVTVTAPKQTEIVVEGSDQQQVGQVAANIREWRAPEPYKGKGIRYKGEYIFRKEGKKK